In Pseudomonas asiatica, the following are encoded in one genomic region:
- a CDS encoding FAD:protein FMN transferase: MRAFLCFLLMLLTACNQGPTLERLGGPTMGSSYSIQYVREPGGPAPVQVQAAVETILHGIDQHYSTYRGDSTISRFNQLPANQCQVLPPDMLELVSLGQHLAEQSGGAFDLTVEPLLDLWGFGPQARHEQVPDPSALAQVRQRVGYRHLHIDGQALCKDAPVKLDFNSIAAGHAVDLIAARLQAMGVANFVAEATGELKAAGRKPDGSPWRIALELPREDRQIARQIIPVNGLSVSTSGDYRHYFEENGRRYSHTFDARLGRPVQHDLAAVTVLDASALQADGYSTLLLILGPERGWDFAVAHDLAAVLVTRAEGGFVSRATPAFERAVKGE; encoded by the coding sequence TTGCGCGCATTTCTTTGTTTCTTGCTGATGCTGCTCACCGCCTGCAACCAGGGCCCCACCCTGGAGCGCCTGGGTGGCCCGACCATGGGCAGCAGCTACAGCATCCAGTACGTGCGCGAACCCGGCGGCCCGGCGCCGGTTCAGGTGCAGGCGGCAGTCGAAACCATCCTGCACGGCATCGACCAGCACTACTCGACCTACCGCGGCGACTCCACCATCAGCCGTTTCAACCAGTTGCCCGCCAACCAGTGCCAGGTACTGCCGCCCGACATGCTCGAACTGGTCAGCCTTGGTCAGCACCTGGCCGAGCAGAGCGGCGGCGCCTTCGACCTTACCGTCGAACCCTTGCTCGACCTGTGGGGGTTCGGCCCCCAGGCCCGTCACGAACAGGTGCCCGACCCGTCGGCCCTGGCCCAGGTGCGCCAGCGCGTGGGCTACCGGCATCTGCACATCGACGGCCAGGCCCTGTGCAAGGACGCCCCGGTGAAGCTCGACTTCAACAGCATCGCCGCCGGCCATGCCGTCGACCTGATCGCCGCGCGCCTGCAGGCCATGGGCGTGGCCAACTTTGTCGCCGAAGCCACCGGCGAGCTCAAGGCCGCCGGCCGCAAGCCCGATGGCAGCCCATGGCGCATCGCCCTGGAGCTGCCACGCGAAGATCGCCAGATAGCCCGCCAGATCATCCCGGTCAATGGCCTTTCAGTATCAACCTCGGGTGACTATCGGCACTATTTCGAGGAGAATGGCCGGCGCTATTCGCACACCTTCGATGCCCGCCTCGGGCGCCCGGTGCAGCACGACCTGGCCGCGGTCACCGTGCTCGATGCCTCGGCGCTGCAGGCCGACGGCTATTCGACGCTGCTGTTGATCCTGGGCCCGGAACGTGGCTGGGATTTTGCCGTGGCGCATGACCTGGCCGCGGTATTGGTGACTCGGGCCGAGGGTGGCTTCGTCTCCCGAGCTACGCCCGCATTCGAACGGGCAGTGAAAGGCGAATGA
- a CDS encoding lipoprotein-releasing ABC transporter permease subunit, with protein MFRPLFAFIGTRYTRAKRRNHFVSFISLTSMIGLALGVVVMIVVLSVMNGFDHEMRTRVLGMIPHATLESGQPIADWPALAQQVKQNPQVVAVAPFTQMQGLLTHEGKVQKVLLNGIDPAREREVSIIDKFVLQGRLDQLAPGEWGIMIGDKAAAKLGVGIGDKLTFVAPEVSVTPAGMFPRMKRFTVVGTFHVGAGEIDGYLGLTNISDLSRLHRWKPDQVQGLRLKFDDLFQAPRVAWDIAQRLGDQEFYSRDWTRTHGNLYQAIRMEKAMIGLLLLLIVAVAAFNIISTLVMVVNDKRGDIAILRTLGATPGQIMLIFMVQGTVIGVIGTLIGAVVGIVAALNVSAVIAGIEKLIGHKFLNADVYFIDYLPSQIQAQDVYMVCGAALVLSFFATLYPAWRAARTQPAEALRYE; from the coding sequence ATGTTCAGACCTCTTTTCGCATTCATCGGCACGCGTTATACCCGTGCCAAACGTCGCAATCACTTCGTCTCGTTCATTTCCCTGACCTCGATGATCGGCCTCGCCCTGGGTGTGGTTGTGATGATCGTGGTGCTCTCGGTCATGAACGGTTTCGACCACGAGATGCGTACCCGCGTGTTGGGCATGATCCCCCATGCCACGCTGGAGAGCGGCCAGCCCATTGCCGACTGGCCGGCCCTTGCCCAACAAGTAAAGCAGAATCCGCAGGTGGTGGCGGTTGCGCCCTTCACCCAGATGCAGGGCCTGCTGACCCACGAAGGCAAGGTGCAGAAGGTGCTGCTCAACGGCATCGACCCGGCCCGCGAGCGCGAAGTGTCGATCATCGACAAGTTCGTCCTGCAAGGCCGCCTGGACCAGCTGGCGCCGGGCGAGTGGGGCATCATGATCGGCGACAAGGCCGCGGCCAAGCTGGGCGTGGGCATCGGCGACAAGCTCACCTTCGTCGCCCCCGAGGTCAGCGTGACCCCGGCCGGCATGTTCCCGCGCATGAAGCGCTTCACCGTGGTCGGTACCTTCCACGTGGGCGCGGGCGAAATCGACGGCTACCTGGGCCTGACCAACATCAGCGACCTGTCCCGGCTGCACCGCTGGAAGCCTGACCAGGTCCAGGGCCTGCGCCTGAAGTTCGACGACCTGTTCCAGGCGCCGCGGGTGGCCTGGGACATCGCCCAGCGCCTGGGTGACCAGGAGTTCTACAGCCGTGACTGGACCCGCACCCACGGCAACCTGTACCAGGCGATCCGTATGGAAAAGGCCATGATCGGCCTGCTGTTGCTGCTGATCGTGGCGGTGGCGGCGTTCAACATCATTTCCACCCTGGTGATGGTGGTCAACGACAAGCGTGGCGACATCGCCATTCTGCGTACCTTGGGCGCGACGCCTGGGCAGATCATGCTCATCTTCATGGTCCAGGGCACGGTGATCGGGGTGATCGGTACCCTGATCGGCGCCGTGGTCGGGATCGTCGCCGCGCTGAACGTGAGCGCGGTGATCGCCGGCATCGAGAAACTGATCGGGCACAAGTTCCTCAACGCCGACGTGTACTTCATCGATTACCTGCCGTCGCAGATCCAGGCCCAGGACGTATACATGGTCTGTGGTGCGGCGCTGGTCCTGAGTTTCTTCGCCACCCTGTACCCGGCCTGGCGTGCGGCCCGCACCCAGCCTGCAGAGGCGCTACGTTATGAGTGA
- a CDS encoding glycerophosphodiester phosphodiesterase: protein MTLIYGHRGAKGEAPENTLKSFQQCLAHGVTRCELDLHLSADNELMVIHDPTLKRTTGKRGKVVEHPAAELVKIDARKGGPGHVQPCPIPKLEELFEKCPFEHWQLEVKSASRTRAATTVLAIRELAQQYGLLDKVTITSSSREVLGAALELVPDVKRGLVAEYAWLDPLKVAQNYGCELLALNWTLCTPERLLKAQGQGLHVSVWTVNEPALMRRLADFGVDSLITDFPGLAKTTLGQG, encoded by the coding sequence GTGACCCTGATCTACGGCCACCGCGGCGCCAAGGGCGAAGCGCCCGAGAACACCCTGAAGAGCTTCCAGCAATGCCTCGCCCATGGCGTGACCCGCTGCGAGCTGGACCTGCACCTGTCGGCCGACAACGAGCTGATGGTGATCCATGACCCCACCCTCAAGCGCACCACCGGCAAACGCGGCAAGGTGGTCGAGCACCCGGCCGCCGAGCTGGTCAAGATCGATGCCCGCAAAGGCGGCCCGGGCCACGTCCAGCCCTGCCCGATCCCGAAACTGGAAGAACTGTTCGAGAAATGCCCGTTCGAGCACTGGCAGCTGGAGGTGAAAAGCGCCTCGCGCACCCGTGCCGCCACCACCGTGCTGGCAATCCGCGAACTGGCCCAGCAGTACGGCCTGCTGGACAAGGTGACCATCACCTCCAGCTCACGCGAAGTGCTGGGTGCCGCCCTGGAGCTGGTGCCGGACGTCAAGCGCGGGCTGGTGGCCGAATACGCCTGGCTCGACCCGCTGAAGGTGGCACAGAACTACGGCTGCGAGCTGCTGGCATTGAACTGGACACTGTGCACCCCCGAGCGCCTGCTCAAAGCCCAGGGCCAGGGTTTGCACGTGTCGGTGTGGACGGTCAACGAACCGGCACTGATGCGCCGGCTCGCTGATTTTGGCGTGGACAGCCTGATTACAGACTTTCCCGGTTTGGCCAAGACCACCCTCGGGCAGGGTTGA
- the sthA gene encoding Si-specific NAD(P)(+) transhydrogenase — protein sequence MAVYNYDVVVLGSGPAGEGAAMNAAKAGRKVAMVDSRRQVGGNCTHLGTIPSKALRHSVRQIMQFNTNPMFRAIGEPRWFSFPDVLKSAEKVIAKQVASRTGYYARNRVDVFFGTGSFADEQTVEVVCPNGVVEKLNAKHIIIATGSRPYRPADIDFHHPRVYDSDTILSLSHTPRKLIVYGAGVIGCEYASIFSGLGVLVELVDNRGQLLSFLDSEISQALSYHFSNNNITVRHNEEYERVEGLDNGVILHLKSGKKIKADALLWCNGRTGNTDKLGLENIGIKVNSRGQIEVDEAYRTSVPNIYGAGDVIGWPSLASAAHDQGRSAAGSIVDNGSWRFVNDVPTGIYTIPEISSIGRNEQELTQAKVPYEVGKAFFKGMARAQIAGEPQGMLKILFHRETLEILGVHCFGYQASEIVHIGQAIMNQPGEQNNLKYFVNTTFNYPTMAEAYRVAAYDGLNRLF from the coding sequence ATGGCTGTCTACAACTACGACGTAGTGGTGCTGGGTTCCGGCCCGGCCGGAGAAGGTGCGGCAATGAACGCCGCCAAAGCAGGGCGCAAGGTGGCGATGGTCGATAGCCGTCGCCAGGTCGGGGGCAACTGCACCCACCTGGGCACCATCCCGTCCAAGGCACTGCGTCACTCGGTGCGGCAGATCATGCAGTTCAACACCAACCCGATGTTCCGTGCCATCGGCGAGCCGCGCTGGTTCTCGTTCCCGGACGTGCTGAAAAGCGCCGAGAAGGTCATCGCCAAGCAGGTAGCGTCGCGCACCGGCTACTACGCCCGTAACCGCGTGGACGTGTTCTTCGGCACCGGCAGCTTCGCCGACGAGCAGACCGTCGAAGTGGTCTGCCCGAACGGTGTGGTGGAAAAGCTCAACGCCAAGCACATCATCATCGCCACCGGCTCGCGCCCGTACCGCCCGGCCGACATCGACTTCCACCACCCGCGCGTCTACGACAGCGACACCATCCTCAGCCTCAGCCACACCCCACGCAAGCTGATCGTGTACGGTGCCGGCGTGATCGGTTGCGAATACGCCTCGATCTTCAGCGGCCTGGGTGTATTGGTAGAGCTGGTGGATAACCGTGGCCAGTTGCTGAGCTTCCTCGACTCGGAAATTTCCCAGGCGCTGAGCTACCACTTCAGCAACAACAACATCACCGTGCGCCACAACGAAGAGTATGAGCGCGTCGAAGGCCTGGACAACGGGGTGATCCTGCACCTGAAGTCGGGCAAGAAGATCAAGGCCGACGCCTTGCTGTGGTGCAACGGCCGTACCGGCAACACCGACAAGCTGGGCCTGGAAAACATCGGTATCAAGGTCAACAGCCGCGGCCAGATCGAGGTCGACGAGGCCTACCGCACCAGCGTGCCGAACATCTACGGTGCCGGCGACGTGATTGGCTGGCCGAGCCTGGCCAGTGCCGCTCATGACCAGGGCCGCTCTGCCGCTGGCAGCATCGTGGATAATGGCAGCTGGCGCTTCGTCAACGACGTGCCGACCGGCATCTACACCATTCCGGAGATCAGCTCGATCGGCCGCAACGAACAGGAACTGACCCAGGCCAAGGTGCCGTACGAAGTGGGCAAGGCCTTCTTCAAGGGCATGGCGCGCGCGCAGATCGCCGGTGAGCCGCAGGGCATGCTGAAGATCCTGTTCCACCGCGAAACCCTGGAAATCCTTGGCGTGCACTGCTTCGGCTACCAGGCTTCGGAGATCGTCCACATCGGCCAGGCGATCATGAACCAGCCGGGTGAGCAGAACAACCTGAAGTACTTCGTCAACACCACGTTCAACTACCCGACCATGGCCGAAGCCTATCGGGTAGCTGCCTACGACGGCCTGAACCGGCTTTTTTGA
- a CDS encoding PilZ domain-containing protein, whose product MTTLDEEDRREYYRIEDRIALQISPLSAAEALDPDVLQDDSPLFNLLSELHLSDFESQHLLRQLSEKDRTLAAFLRAQNKRLDLLSAVVAQTLLGEVGQPQPVVISEGGIEFAQATAVAPGTRVKVKMVLMPRAHGLLLRGKVTHCDPRPEGGFEVGTEFTDMTDAQRQLLARYILQRQQQQRRQQLEQNDPAS is encoded by the coding sequence ATGACGACATTAGACGAAGAAGATCGCCGCGAATACTACCGCATCGAAGATCGGATCGCACTTCAAATCAGCCCCCTCAGCGCGGCCGAAGCCCTTGACCCAGATGTGTTGCAAGATGATTCGCCTCTGTTCAACCTGCTCAGCGAGCTGCACCTGTCCGACTTCGAGTCGCAGCACCTGCTGCGCCAGCTGAGCGAGAAGGACCGCACCCTCGCCGCTTTCCTGCGCGCACAGAACAAACGCCTCGACCTGCTTAGCGCAGTAGTTGCCCAGACCCTGCTCGGCGAAGTTGGCCAGCCCCAGCCGGTGGTCATTTCCGAGGGCGGCATCGAGTTCGCACAAGCCACAGCGGTTGCCCCCGGCACCCGGGTGAAGGTGAAGATGGTGCTGATGCCGCGCGCCCACGGCCTGCTGCTGCGCGGCAAGGTCACCCATTGCGACCCGCGCCCGGAGGGCGGCTTCGAGGTCGGCACCGAATTCACCGACATGACCGACGCCCAACGGCAATTGCTGGCCCGCTACATCCTGCAACGCCAGCAGCAGCAACGGCGCCAGCAGCTGGAACAGAACGACCCCGCCTCCTGA
- the mfd gene encoding transcription-repair coupling factor, with the protein MSVLRLPQMSATAGKQTWGNLPGAALSLAIAEAASSAGRFTLLLTADSQAADRLEQELRFFAPDLPVLPFPDWETLPYDLFSPHQDIISQRIASLYRLPELSHGILVVPVTTALHRLAPTRFLLGSSLVLDVGQTIDVEQMRLRLEASGYRCVDTVYEHGEFAVRGALIDLFPMGSKLPYRIDLFDDEIETLRTFDPETQRSIDKVDSVRLLPAREFPMQKEEVTRFKARFRERFDVDFRRSAIFQDLASGIIPAGIEYYLPLFFEETSTLFDYLPADTQVFSLPGVEQAAEHFWNDVRGRYEDRRGDLSRPLLPPAELFLPVEDCFARLKQWPRVVVSTEDLDPGVGRERFPARALPNLAIEAKANQPLAELANFLDQFPGRVLFTAESAGRREVLLELLERLKLRPHTVDGWADFITGSERLAITIAPLDEGLLLDDPGLALIAESPLFGQRVMQRRRRDKRGETANDAVIKNLTELREGAPVVHIDHGVGRYLGLATLEIDGQAAEFLTLEYAEGAKLYVPVANLHLIARYTGSDDALAPLHRLGSEAWQKAKRKAAEQVRDVAAELLDIYARRAARKGYAFADPSADYATFSAGFPFEETPDQQAAIEAVRADMLAPKPMDRLVCGDVGFGKTEVAMRAAFIAVHSGRQVAVLVPTTLLAQQHYNSFRDRFADWPVTVEVMSRFKSAKEVANAAADLAEGKIDILIGTHKLLQDDVRFKDLGLAIIDEEHRFGVRQKEQLKALRSEVDILTLTATPIPRTLNMAVAGMRDLSIIATPPARRLSVRTFVMEQNKSTVKEALLRELLRGGQVYYLHNDVKTIEKCAADLAELVPEARIGIGHGQMRERELEQVMSDFYHKRFNVLVASTIIETGIDVPSANTIVIERADKFGLAQLHQLRGRVGRSHHQAYAYLLTPTRQKVSADAEKRLEAIANTQDLGAGFVLATNDLEIRGAGELLGEGQSGQIQAVGFTLYMEMLERAVKAIRKGTQPNLEQPLGGGPEINLRLPALIPEDYLPDVHARLILYKRIASAADEEGLKDLQVEMIDRFGLLPEPTKNLMRLTSLKLHAEKLGIKKVDAGPNGGKIEFEAETPVDPLTLIKLIQGQPKRYKFEGATQFRFLVPMERPDERFNTLEALFERLTPQPA; encoded by the coding sequence GTGTCAGTTCTGCGCCTACCGCAAATGTCGGCCACGGCCGGCAAACAAACCTGGGGCAATCTACCCGGTGCCGCCCTCAGCCTGGCCATCGCCGAGGCCGCCAGCAGCGCGGGCCGCTTCACTTTGCTGCTGACAGCCGACAGCCAGGCTGCCGATCGTCTGGAACAGGAACTTCGCTTCTTTGCCCCGGACCTGCCGGTGCTGCCGTTCCCCGATTGGGAAACCCTGCCCTACGACCTGTTCTCGCCGCACCAGGACATCATTTCCCAGCGCATCGCCAGCCTCTACCGCCTGCCCGAGCTGAGCCACGGCATCCTCGTGGTGCCGGTCACCACCGCCCTGCACCGCCTGGCGCCGACCCGCTTCCTGCTGGGCAGCAGCCTGGTGCTGGACGTGGGCCAGACCATCGATGTGGAGCAGATGCGCCTGCGCCTGGAGGCCAGTGGCTATCGCTGCGTCGACACCGTCTACGAGCATGGCGAGTTCGCCGTGCGCGGCGCGTTGATCGACCTGTTCCCGATGGGTAGCAAGCTGCCCTACCGTATCGACCTGTTCGATGACGAGATCGAGACGCTGCGCACCTTCGACCCCGAGACCCAGCGCTCGATCGACAAGGTGGATTCGGTGCGCCTGCTGCCGGCGCGCGAGTTCCCGATGCAGAAAGAGGAAGTGACCCGCTTCAAGGCGCGCTTCCGCGAACGCTTCGATGTCGATTTCCGCCGCAGCGCGATCTTCCAGGACCTGGCCAGCGGTATCATCCCCGCCGGCATCGAGTACTACCTGCCGCTGTTCTTCGAAGAAACCTCGACCCTGTTCGACTACCTGCCGGCCGACACCCAGGTGTTCTCGCTGCCCGGCGTGGAACAGGCCGCCGAACACTTCTGGAACGACGTGCGCGGGCGTTATGAAGACCGCCGTGGCGACCTGAGCCGGCCGCTGCTGCCGCCGGCCGAGCTGTTCCTGCCGGTGGAAGACTGCTTTGCCCGGCTCAAGCAATGGCCACGGGTAGTGGTCAGCACCGAAGACCTCGACCCGGGCGTGGGTCGCGAGCGCTTCCCGGCACGCGCCCTGCCCAACCTGGCAATCGAAGCCAAGGCCAACCAGCCCCTGGCCGAACTGGCCAACTTCCTCGACCAGTTCCCCGGCCGGGTGTTGTTCACCGCCGAATCGGCGGGCCGCCGCGAAGTGCTGCTGGAGCTGCTCGAGCGGCTGAAACTGCGCCCGCATACCGTCGACGGCTGGGCCGACTTCATCACCGGCAGCGAACGCCTGGCAATCACCATCGCCCCACTGGACGAAGGCCTGCTGCTGGACGACCCAGGCCTGGCCCTGATCGCCGAAAGCCCGCTGTTCGGCCAGCGAGTCATGCAGCGCCGGCGCCGCGACAAGCGTGGCGAAACCGCCAACGACGCGGTGATCAAGAACCTGACCGAGCTGCGCGAAGGCGCGCCGGTGGTGCACATCGACCATGGCGTGGGCCGCTACCTGGGCCTGGCCACCCTGGAAATCGACGGCCAGGCCGCCGAATTCCTCACCCTGGAATACGCCGAGGGCGCCAAGCTGTACGTGCCGGTGGCCAACCTGCATCTGATCGCTCGCTACACCGGGAGCGACGATGCCCTGGCACCGCTGCACCGGCTGGGCTCGGAGGCCTGGCAGAAGGCCAAGCGCAAGGCCGCCGAACAAGTGCGCGACGTCGCCGCCGAACTGCTCGATATCTATGCCCGCCGCGCCGCGCGCAAAGGCTATGCATTTGCCGACCCGTCCGCCGACTACGCCACCTTCAGCGCCGGCTTCCCGTTCGAGGAAACCCCGGATCAGCAGGCTGCCATCGAAGCCGTGCGTGCCGACATGCTGGCGCCCAAGCCGATGGACCGCCTGGTGTGCGGCGACGTCGGCTTCGGCAAGACCGAAGTGGCCATGCGCGCAGCGTTCATCGCCGTACACAGCGGCCGCCAGGTGGCCGTGCTGGTGCCCACCACCCTGCTCGCCCAGCAGCACTACAACAGCTTCCGCGACCGCTTTGCCGACTGGCCGGTGACCGTGGAGGTGATGAGCCGCTTCAAGTCGGCCAAGGAAGTGGCCAACGCCGCCGCCGATCTGGCCGAAGGCAAGATCGACATCCTCATCGGCACCCACAAGCTGCTGCAGGACGATGTACGCTTCAAGGACCTGGGCCTGGCCATCATCGACGAAGAGCACCGCTTTGGCGTGCGCCAGAAGGAACAGCTCAAGGCCCTGCGCAGCGAAGTGGACATCCTCACCCTCACCGCCACGCCGATCCCGCGTACGCTGAACATGGCGGTGGCGGGCATGCGCGACCTGTCGATCATCGCCACGCCGCCAGCGCGCCGCCTGTCGGTACGCACCTTCGTCATGGAGCAGAACAAGAGCACGGTCAAGGAGGCGCTGCTGCGCGAGCTGCTGCGCGGTGGCCAGGTGTACTACCTGCACAACGATGTGAAAACCATCGAGAAATGCGCCGCCGACCTTGCCGAACTGGTGCCAGAGGCGCGCATCGGTATCGGCCACGGGCAGATGCGCGAGCGCGAGCTGGAACAGGTGATGAGCGATTTCTACCACAAGCGCTTCAACGTGCTGGTGGCCTCGACCATCATCGAAACCGGCATCGACGTGCCCAGCGCCAACACGATCGTCATCGAGCGCGCCGACAAGTTCGGCCTGGCCCAGCTGCACCAGCTGCGCGGCCGTGTTGGCCGAAGCCACCACCAGGCCTACGCCTACCTGCTGACGCCAACCCGGCAGAAGGTCAGCGCCGACGCCGAAAAACGCCTGGAGGCGATCGCCAACACCCAGGACCTCGGTGCCGGCTTCGTGCTGGCCACCAACGACCTGGAGATTCGCGGAGCCGGCGAGCTGCTGGGCGAAGGCCAGAGCGGGCAGATCCAGGCGGTGGGCTTTACCTTGTACATGGAAATGCTCGAACGCGCGGTCAAGGCGATCCGCAAGGGTACCCAGCCCAACCTTGAGCAGCCGCTGGGTGGTGGTCCGGAAATCAACCTGCGCCTGCCGGCACTGATCCCCGAGGACTACCTGCCCGACGTGCATGCACGGCTGATCCTGTACAAGCGCATTGCCTCGGCCGCCGATGAAGAAGGCCTCAAGGACCTGCAGGTGGAAATGATCGACCGCTTCGGCCTGCTGCCCGAGCCGACCAAGAACCTGATGCGCCTGACCTCGCTCAAGCTGCACGCGGAAAAGCTCGGCATCAAGAAAGTCGACGCCGGCCCCAACGGCGGCAAGATCGAGTTCGAGGCCGAGACCCCGGTCGACCCGCTGACCCTGATCAAGCTGATTCAGGGCCAGCCCAAACGCTACAAGTTCGAAGGCGCCACCCAGTTCCGTTTCCTGGTGCCCATGGAGCGCCCCGACGAACGTTTCAATACCCTGGAGGCGCTGTTCGAGCGCCTGACCCCACAGCCTGCCTAA
- a CDS encoding glyceraldehyde-3-phosphate dehydrogenase produces MWKVPVTQKPDQCLGEWIDREALAEAMIPLIGQLYRNNNVVSSIYGRSLINRSVISILKAHRFARHRQADETELSVHETFPLLKAMSELKLGAASVDLGKLANKFKQEGNGRTAEQFVREELAAVVGQQNASARKGTDVVLYGFGRIGRLLARILIEKTGGGDGLRLRAIVVRKGAENDLVKRASLLRRDSVHGPFDGTITIDEANNTITANGNLIQVIYAKSPSEVDYTQYGIENALIVDNTGVWRDADGLGQHLACPGAARVILTAPGKGALKNIVHGINHGDIAADDKIISAASCTTNAIVPVLKAINDQYGIVNGHVETVHSFTNDQNLIDNFHKGSRRGRAAPLNMVITETGAATAAAKALPVLKGKLTGNAIRVPTPNVSMAILNLNLEKATSRDEINEYLRQTAMHSELHKQIDYVSSQEVVSTDFVGSRHAGVVDAEATICNDNRVVLYVWYDNEFGYSCQVVRVMEEMAGVNPPAFPH; encoded by the coding sequence ATGTGGAAGGTTCCCGTGACTCAGAAGCCCGACCAGTGTCTTGGTGAGTGGATCGATCGTGAAGCCCTGGCTGAAGCGATGATCCCGCTTATCGGTCAGCTCTACCGCAACAACAACGTGGTGAGCTCGATTTATGGCCGTAGCCTGATCAACCGTTCGGTTATCTCGATCCTCAAGGCGCACCGCTTTGCGCGTCATCGTCAAGCCGACGAAACCGAACTGTCCGTCCACGAGACATTCCCCCTGCTCAAGGCCATGAGCGAGCTGAAACTGGGCGCCGCTTCGGTCGACCTGGGCAAGCTGGCCAACAAGTTCAAGCAGGAAGGCAATGGCCGCACTGCCGAGCAGTTCGTCCGTGAAGAACTGGCCGCGGTAGTTGGCCAGCAGAACGCTTCGGCGCGCAAGGGCACCGACGTTGTGCTGTACGGTTTCGGTCGCATCGGCCGCCTGCTGGCGCGCATCCTGATCGAGAAGACCGGTGGTGGCGACGGCCTGCGCCTGCGCGCCATCGTCGTGCGCAAGGGCGCCGAGAACGACCTGGTCAAGCGTGCCAGCCTGCTGCGCCGTGACTCGGTGCACGGCCCGTTCGATGGCACCATCACCATCGACGAAGCCAACAACACCATCACCGCCAACGGCAACCTGATCCAGGTTATCTACGCCAAGAGCCCGAGCGAAGTCGACTACACCCAGTACGGCATCGAAAACGCGCTGATCGTCGACAACACCGGCGTATGGCGTGATGCCGACGGCCTGGGCCAGCACCTGGCCTGCCCGGGCGCTGCCCGCGTGATCCTCACCGCACCTGGCAAGGGCGCGCTGAAGAACATCGTGCACGGCATCAACCACGGCGACATCGCTGCCGATGACAAGATCATCTCGGCCGCTTCCTGCACCACCAACGCCATCGTGCCGGTGCTCAAGGCCATCAACGACCAGTACGGCATCGTCAACGGCCACGTCGAAACCGTTCACTCGTTCACCAACGACCAGAACCTGATCGACAACTTCCACAAGGGCAGCCGCCGCGGCCGCGCCGCGCCGCTGAACATGGTCATCACCGAAACCGGCGCCGCCACTGCTGCCGCCAAGGCACTGCCAGTGCTGAAGGGCAAGCTGACCGGCAACGCCATTCGCGTACCGACGCCGAACGTTTCGATGGCCATCCTCAACCTGAACCTCGAGAAGGCCACCAGCCGCGACGAGATCAACGAGTACCTGCGCCAGACCGCCATGCACTCGGAACTGCACAAGCAGATCGATTACGTCAGCTCGCAGGAAGTGGTTTCGACCGACTTCGTCGGTTCGCGCCACGCCGGTGTGGTTGACGCCGAAGCGACCATCTGCAATGACAACCGCGTTGTTCTGTACGTCTGGTACGACAACGAATTCGGTTACAGCTGCCAGGTGGTTCGTGTGATGGAAGAGATGGCCGGTGTGAACCCGCCAGCGTTTCCGCACTGA
- a CDS encoding CsiV family protein, which yields MRAIRCLTLLLALFAPAAFAEGLYQVEMILVRQNSVPAFTSPFAPEDWSAGAPRLEKDAERRLALEDEATRLEATADYTVLMHKAWQQQVGSEPSRIALGEGAEQFGHFPIEGNLSIAEGRFIAVEANFWVNQLDGNGSVLQSEQFKQSNSNVKGGQLTFLDGGHLAVLLKVTPPGTPKMPVMDPEMMEQ from the coding sequence ATGCGTGCCATCCGTTGCCTGACCCTGCTGCTGGCGCTGTTCGCCCCGGCCGCCTTCGCCGAAGGCCTGTATCAGGTAGAAATGATCCTGGTGCGGCAGAACAGCGTGCCCGCCTTCACCAGCCCGTTTGCCCCCGAAGACTGGAGCGCCGGCGCTCCGCGCCTGGAGAAGGACGCCGAGCGTCGCCTGGCGCTGGAAGACGAAGCCACCCGCCTGGAAGCCACCGCCGACTACACCGTGTTGATGCACAAGGCCTGGCAGCAGCAAGTGGGCAGCGAGCCCAGCCGCATCGCCTTGGGTGAAGGCGCCGAGCAGTTCGGCCACTTCCCCATCGAAGGCAACCTGAGCATCGCCGAGGGCCGTTTCATCGCGGTCGAGGCCAATTTCTGGGTCAACCAGCTGGACGGTAACGGCAGCGTGCTGCAAAGCGAGCAGTTCAAGCAGAGCAACAGCAACGTCAAGGGCGGCCAGCTGACCTTCCTCGATGGCGGGCACCTGGCGGTGCTGCTGAAGGTGACACCACCAGGTACGCCTAAAATGCCGGTAATGGACCCGGAGATGATGGAGCAGTGA